A genomic window from Triticum urartu cultivar G1812 chromosome 7, Tu2.1, whole genome shotgun sequence includes:
- the LOC125521022 gene encoding AT-hook motif nuclear-localized protein 18-like: MDPVAAAAHGGGHHFGPPVGTFHPFHGHFPGQQQHPAFQHFQDHHQQLLGGMLAKQELVDESNTTINSGGSNNGNSGGEGEQHMGGGGGGGGGSAQQQQQHAGGGGGEEGQQQQQQALAVMRRPRGRPAGSKNKPKPPVIITRDSASALRAHVLEVAAGCDVVDCVAAFARRRQVGVCVLSGTGAVANVSVRQPGGAVATLAGCFDILSLSGSFLPPPAPPSATGLTVYVSGGQGQVVGGSVAGALVASGPVVIMAASFGNASYERLPLDDEEPSAAQGLAQAHSSPPPLPLPTHQLQQQHQPSSSLAQAPDHHLPHNLMNGLQQLPGDPYGWTTPGGSGGRVSPY; this comes from the coding sequence ATGGATCCGGTGGCCGCGGCGGCGCACGGCGGGGGCCACCACTTCGGGCCGCCGGTGGGGACGTTCCACCCGTTCCACGGCCACTTCCCGGGCCAGCAGCAGCACCCGGCGTTCCAGCATTTCCAGGACCACCACCAGCAGCTGCTCGGCGGGATGCTGGCCAAGCAGGAGCTCGTGGACGAGAGCAACACCACCATCAACAGCGGCGGCAGCAACAACGGCAACAGCGGCGGCGAGGGCGAGCAGCAcatgggcggcggcggcggcggaggaggaggatccgcgcagcagcagcagcagcacgcgggcggcggaggaggcgaggaggggcagcagcagcagcagcaggcgCTGGCGGTGATGCGGCGGCCCAGGGGCCGGCCCGCGGGGTCCAAGAACAAGCCCAAGCCGCCCGTCATCATCACGCGGGACAGCGCCAGCGCGCTGCGGGCGCACGTCCTCGAGGTCGCCGCCGGATGCGACGTCGTCGACTGCGTCGCCGCCTTCGCGCGCCGCCGCCAGGTGGGGGTCTGCGTGCTCAGCGGCACGGGCGCCGTCGCCAACGTCTCCGTCCGCCAGCCCGGCGGCGCCGTCGCCACGCTCGCTGGCTGCTTCGACATCCTCTCGCTCTCCGGCTCCTTCCTGCCCCCGCCAGCGCCTCCTTCCGCCACGGGGCTCACCGTGTACGTCTCCGGCGGCCAGGGCCAGGTCGTGGGCGGCTCGGTCGCCGGCGCGCTCGTGGCCTCCGGCCCGGTGGTCATCATGGCCGCCTCCTTTGGCAACGCCTCCTACGAGCGCCTCCCCCTCGACGACGAAGAGCCATCCGCAGCGCAGGGCCTCGCGCAGGCGCACTCCTCCCCACCGCCGCTGCCATTGCCGACACACCAGCTCCAGCAGCAGCACCAGCCGTCCTCGTCCCTGGCGCAGGCGCCCGACCACCACCTCCCCCACAACCTGATGAACGGCCTCCAGCAGCTCCCCGGCGACCCCTACGGCTGGACCACCccgggcggcagcggcggccgCGTCTCGCCCTACTGA